In Salvelinus namaycush isolate Seneca chromosome 20, SaNama_1.0, whole genome shotgun sequence, the following proteins share a genomic window:
- the fndc10 gene encoding fibronectin type III domain-containing protein 10 produces MGSPRRQGDFSHRNGTSSIKTSRGNTGTTMIFGRPDHVQGGTGWAMDGGVAPICAYRVMEEGIGGRLCFRHTQLGFRCHRGDCRTVPSAGGSLVANVLTNGSVLLQFVTAPPKRVFGGRRVRRGGFGLSCWWNGSYTQFECANTHLGSGCRDFLLTELHESVPYRICLHPLASTLTPPFHSEGAGQREDLGDCVEFTVSPLGMQDIVIAMTTVGGTICVMLVIICLLVAYITENIMSPTTQHSHSTYHSHH; encoded by the exons ATGGGCTCACCAAGGCGGCAGGGGGACTTCAGCCATAGGAATGGCACTTCCTCCATCAAAACCAGCAGAGGCAATACAGGCACCACTATGATATTTGGCAGGCCAGACCATGTCCAAGGTGGAACAGGGTGGGCCATGGACGGAGGAGTGGCACCAATATGTGCCTACCGGGTGATGGAGGAGGGAATCGGGGGGCggctgtgttttcgacacacacAGCTGGGGTTCAGGTGTCATCGTGGAGACTGCCGGACTGTTCCATCTGCAGGAGGGTCCCTGGTGGCCAACGTTTTGACCAACGGCAGCGTGCTACTACA GTTTGTAACTGCCCCACCAAAGAGGGTATTCGGTGGACGACGTGTCAGAAGGGGTGGGTTTGGGCTAAGCTGCTGGTGGAACGGGAGCTACACCCAGTTTGAGTGCGCTAACACCCATCTTGGCTCTGGTTGCAGGGACTTCTTGCTGACTGAGCTGCATGAGAGCGTCCCTTACCGCATCTGCCTGCATCCGCTTGCCTCCACCCTGACCCCACCGTTCCACTCAGAAGGAGCAGGCCAGAGGGAGGACCTGGGGGACTGTGTGGAGTTCACTGTCTCACCCTTGGGCATGCAGGACATTGTGATTGCCATGACAACAGTGGGAGGAACCATCTGTGTGATGCTGGTCATCATCTGCCTGCTGGTGGCGTACATCACTGAGAACATCATGAGCCCCACGACACAGCACTCACACTCCACATACCACTCCCACCACTAA